One window from the genome of Pararhizobium gei encodes:
- a CDS encoding proline racemase family protein produces the protein MESGKHLDLLLVHCQGELGHVLVGGAPETPGATMLDKMNHINDVDDSLRRFVTFEPRANVAMSVNLLVAPTRPDADAGFIVLQADRAHPMSGSNCICVVTALLESGRVAMVEPETTIRLDTPAGLIVARARCENGRCVTVSLDNVASFADRLDHEIETPQWGRLKVDIAFGGVYYALVDVGQVGLAIAPENARALAEAGIELKRRLAEQVSVSHPTLPGVDEIAYVMFRDNEPDGAVRTCTTLMPGRVDRSPCGTGSSANLATFHARGLVSVGDVRTSRSIIGGEFTAEAIGETEIAGRKAVLPRITGRGYVYGRTELRVAEDDPFRIGFALSDTWGPQVGLLK, from the coding sequence ATGGAATCCGGGAAGCATCTCGACCTCCTGCTGGTTCATTGCCAGGGCGAACTCGGGCACGTCCTCGTCGGCGGCGCTCCGGAGACCCCCGGAGCGACAATGCTGGACAAGATGAACCACATCAACGACGTGGACGACAGTCTTCGCCGGTTCGTCACCTTCGAACCGCGTGCGAACGTCGCCATGTCGGTGAACCTGCTCGTCGCCCCGACGCGGCCGGACGCCGACGCCGGGTTCATCGTGCTGCAGGCCGACCGGGCTCATCCTATGTCTGGAAGCAACTGCATCTGCGTCGTCACCGCACTCCTTGAAAGTGGCCGCGTCGCCATGGTCGAACCAGAGACAACAATTCGGCTCGACACGCCGGCCGGCCTGATCGTCGCGAGAGCGCGATGCGAGAATGGCCGCTGCGTCACCGTCAGCCTCGACAATGTAGCGAGCTTCGCCGACCGTCTCGACCACGAGATCGAAACGCCCCAGTGGGGACGCCTCAAGGTCGATATCGCGTTCGGTGGAGTCTACTATGCCTTGGTCGATGTCGGCCAGGTCGGGTTGGCGATAGCACCAGAGAATGCGCGCGCCCTTGCGGAGGCGGGGATCGAACTCAAGCGACGTCTCGCCGAGCAGGTCAGCGTGTCACATCCGACGCTCCCAGGCGTCGACGAGATCGCCTATGTCATGTTCCGCGACAACGAGCCTGACGGCGCGGTGCGAACCTGCACGACGTTGATGCCTGGCCGGGTTGATCGTTCGCCCTGCGGAACGGGCAGTTCCGCCAACCTTGCGACGTTTCACGCCCGCGGCCTGGTTTCGGTGGGAGACGTCCGGACGTCGCGCTCGATTATCGGCGGGGAGTTCACGGCCGAGGCAATTGGTGAAACCGAAATCGCAGGCCGAAAGGCAGTTCTGCCGCGGATCACCGGGCGAGGTTACGTCTATGGCCGCACGGAGCTGCGCGTCGCGGAGGACGATCCGTTCAGGATCGGATTCGCGCTATCTGACACGTGGGGGCCGCAGGTCGGCCTTCTGAAATAG
- a CDS encoding amino acid ABC transporter ATP-binding protein → MSLSLPLVKMQALHKSYGDGAVQVLKGIDIEMKPGDRVVVIGPSGGGKSTLLRVMMGLEQIDSGSISFDGKPYISSEGLAKKTSIDTNVRRSIGMVFQHYTLFPHLSVIQNLMLAPCKVRGEPKASAQARAQALLERFGLGAKARAYPAQLSGGQKQRVAIARALMLDPKLMLFDEVTSALDPELVSEVEQVIMQLASQNMPMMIVTHDMWFAKNIASRVIFCAGGVVVEDGPPEQVLGSPKEERTKDFIDRVFHIKQ, encoded by the coding sequence ATGTCTCTCAGCCTTCCACTCGTTAAAATGCAAGCTCTGCATAAAAGCTACGGCGATGGTGCAGTCCAAGTACTCAAGGGCATCGACATCGAAATGAAGCCCGGCGACCGCGTCGTTGTGATCGGCCCGAGCGGCGGGGGCAAAAGCACGCTTCTTCGCGTCATGATGGGGCTCGAACAGATCGACAGCGGTTCGATCAGTTTCGACGGCAAGCCCTACATCTCGTCGGAAGGGCTTGCCAAGAAGACCTCGATCGACACCAATGTTCGCCGTTCGATCGGCATGGTGTTCCAGCACTACACGCTGTTCCCGCATCTCAGCGTCATACAGAACCTTATGCTCGCACCATGCAAGGTTCGCGGTGAACCGAAGGCGTCGGCGCAGGCCCGGGCGCAGGCACTCCTTGAACGGTTCGGCCTGGGCGCAAAAGCCAGGGCTTACCCCGCCCAGTTATCCGGTGGCCAGAAGCAGCGCGTCGCCATTGCGCGTGCGTTGATGCTCGATCCGAAGCTGATGCTGTTCGACGAGGTGACGTCCGCGCTCGACCCGGAACTTGTCAGCGAAGTCGAGCAGGTGATCATGCAACTCGCCTCGCAGAACATGCCGATGATGATCGTCACGCACGACATGTGGTTCGCCAAGAACATCGCTTCCCGCGTGATCTTCTGCGCTGGCGGCGTTGTCGTCGAAGACGGTCCGCCCGAGCAGGTGCTCGGGTCTCCGAAGGAGGAGCGCACAAAGGACTTCATCGACCGCGTTTTCCACATCAAGCAATAG
- a CDS encoding amino acid ABC transporter permease: protein MSLDFSVLARFDHALLLGLMTTLQLTAVCIVLGCTLGFLTGLARASRSTVLRLISGTYVEFFRGTPVLIQFFWIFFCLPLVLGVELSNFASGVIALTLYMGAITSETFRASLKSIGPEQRDACVALGLPPRVQVTSVILPQAVLRAIPTLLSNCVSLFKESALVSAVGMADLMFVGQNISNNTARPVEVLTVVALSYFVIAFPLTRAVTLVEGRILKKLAI, encoded by the coding sequence ATGTCGCTTGATTTCTCCGTCCTCGCAAGGTTCGACCATGCGCTCCTTCTCGGGCTCATGACGACGTTGCAGCTCACAGCAGTCTGCATCGTGCTGGGATGCACGCTGGGCTTTCTCACAGGCCTGGCACGCGCATCGCGCAGCACCGTTCTCCGACTGATCTCAGGGACCTACGTGGAGTTCTTCCGCGGCACGCCCGTCCTCATCCAGTTTTTCTGGATTTTCTTCTGCCTTCCTCTGGTCCTGGGCGTGGAACTCTCGAACTTCGCCTCAGGAGTCATCGCCTTGACGCTCTACATGGGAGCGATCACCAGCGAGACGTTTCGCGCCAGCCTCAAGTCGATCGGGCCGGAGCAGAGGGATGCGTGCGTGGCCCTCGGTCTGCCCCCGAGAGTCCAGGTGACCAGCGTCATTCTTCCTCAAGCTGTCCTGCGGGCGATCCCGACGCTTCTGTCGAATTGCGTCAGCCTCTTCAAGGAAAGCGCGCTGGTCTCGGCGGTCGGCATGGCCGACCTCATGTTCGTCGGCCAGAACATTTCCAACAACACGGCCCGGCCGGTCGAAGTGCTGACCGTGGTCGCTCTCAGCTACTTCGTCATCGCTTTCCCGCTGACCCGAGCCGTCACGCTCGTCGAGGGACGCATTCTCAAGAAACTCGCAATCTAG
- the fabF gene encoding beta-ketoacyl-ACP synthase II — MRRIVVTGMGAVSPLGANVGISWSRLLAGQSGIRRLPEDIVGDLPSKIGGVVPSFAEDPEGGFDPDTIMVAKDQRKVDRFIIFALAAADEALAQANWTPTSNEDKLRTATIIASGIGGFPAITEAVRTVDQRGVRRLSPFTIPSFLVNLAAGQVSIRHGFKGPLGAPVTACAAGVQAIGDAARLIRSNEADIAICGGTEACMNIVSLGGFAAARSLSTGFNETPSRASRPFDMSRDGFVMGEGAGMLVIEALSHALARGATPLAELVGYGTTADAHHITSGPEDGNGARRAMEIAIAQAGISAREIGHLNAHATSTPVGDLGEIRAIKGVFGSDRSIAVSGTKSATGHLLGAAGGLEAIFTILALRNQIAPPTLNLNDPDPEAEGIDFVANQSRRTDAGYAITNGFGFGGVNASAIFKRWSRGSVNRSPFTG; from the coding sequence ATGCGCCGTATCGTTGTAACGGGAATGGGAGCCGTCAGCCCCCTTGGTGCGAATGTCGGTATCTCATGGTCGCGTCTGCTTGCCGGACAGAGCGGTATCCGGCGACTGCCTGAAGATATCGTCGGAGACCTGCCTTCGAAAATTGGAGGTGTTGTCCCCTCGTTCGCGGAGGATCCCGAAGGCGGCTTCGATCCCGATACGATCATGGTTGCGAAGGACCAGCGCAAGGTCGACAGGTTCATCATATTTGCTCTCGCGGCCGCTGATGAGGCCCTCGCGCAGGCGAACTGGACGCCGACGTCGAATGAGGACAAACTACGGACCGCGACGATCATCGCGTCCGGTATCGGCGGCTTTCCTGCCATCACCGAAGCGGTCCGCACCGTCGATCAACGCGGTGTACGCCGTCTTTCACCTTTCACCATACCGTCTTTTCTCGTCAACCTCGCAGCGGGACAGGTCTCGATCCGCCATGGCTTCAAAGGCCCCCTCGGCGCACCCGTGACGGCATGTGCGGCCGGCGTCCAGGCAATCGGAGACGCCGCCAGGCTCATCCGATCCAATGAAGCAGACATTGCGATTTGCGGCGGAACAGAAGCTTGCATGAATATCGTCAGCCTCGGCGGTTTTGCGGCCGCCAGATCGCTATCGACCGGGTTCAACGAGACCCCGAGCCGGGCATCACGTCCCTTTGACATGTCACGCGACGGGTTCGTCATGGGCGAAGGAGCCGGAATGCTGGTGATTGAAGCCCTAAGCCATGCACTTGCGCGTGGTGCAACGCCACTTGCCGAACTCGTTGGATACGGCACAACAGCCGATGCCCATCACATCACCTCCGGTCCCGAAGATGGAAACGGCGCACGCAGAGCCATGGAGATCGCCATTGCGCAGGCTGGCATTTCCGCGCGGGAGATCGGTCATCTGAACGCCCATGCGACGTCCACCCCGGTGGGGGATCTTGGAGAAATAAGGGCCATCAAGGGCGTGTTCGGTTCCGACAGATCGATTGCTGTCAGCGGCACCAAATCCGCGACAGGACACTTGCTTGGCGCAGCAGGAGGACTGGAAGCCATCTTCACCATTCTGGCGCTTCGGAACCAGATTGCACCACCGACCCTGAACCTGAACGACCCCGATCCTGAGGCCGAAGGCATCGATTTCGTGGCAAACCAGTCGCGCCGAACAGACGCTGGGTACGCCATAACCAACGGTTTCGGCTTTGGTGGCGTCAATGCCAGCGCAATTTTCAAGCGCTGGTCACGTGGCAGCGTCAATCGCTCACCTTTCACTGGCTGA
- a CDS encoding SDR family NAD(P)-dependent oxidoreductase, producing MKRFENKVAIVTGAGGGIGSAIARRLASEGALVVVTDVNEEAAREVVKGIEAEGGAATVVAADISKKDSCLDLVRKAFALSDRLDVLVNNAGINRRGNLLSLSDEDWDISFTVNLDSMFHLCRAALPHMISGGGGAIVNTASQWGLYPAPNHIAYNTTKAAVAAFTQNLARDYAPDKVRVNAVCPGEIHTPMLEAGVKRSGRTIADLDKMVPFGRIGKPDEVAALVAFLASDEAAFMCGSLVEITGAQAVA from the coding sequence ATGAAGCGTTTTGAAAACAAGGTTGCCATCGTCACGGGTGCCGGTGGCGGCATCGGCTCTGCCATCGCCCGACGCTTGGCTTCGGAAGGCGCACTGGTCGTTGTCACGGACGTGAACGAAGAGGCCGCTCGGGAAGTGGTCAAGGGCATCGAGGCGGAAGGCGGCGCGGCAACGGTCGTTGCTGCGGACATTTCAAAGAAGGACTCCTGCCTCGATCTGGTCCGGAAGGCGTTCGCTCTCAGCGACCGGTTAGACGTTCTTGTCAACAATGCTGGTATCAATCGTCGTGGAAATCTGCTGTCGCTGTCCGACGAGGACTGGGACATCAGCTTTACGGTGAACCTCGACTCGATGTTCCATCTCTGCCGGGCGGCACTTCCGCATATGATTTCCGGCGGTGGCGGGGCGATCGTCAACACGGCGTCGCAGTGGGGCCTCTATCCGGCGCCGAACCATATTGCATACAACACCACCAAAGCCGCCGTCGCCGCCTTCACGCAAAACCTCGCGCGCGACTACGCCCCCGACAAGGTTCGCGTGAACGCCGTGTGCCCCGGCGAAATCCATACGCCCATGCTCGAAGCTGGCGTCAAACGTTCGGGTCGCACGATCGCCGATCTCGATAAGATGGTTCCGTTCGGCCGTATCGGGAAGCCCGACGAGGTCGCCGCGCTGGTCGCGTTCTTGGCGTCCGACGAAGCTGCATTCATGTGCGGATCGCTGGTCGAGATAACGGGTGCGCAGGCCGTGGCCTGA
- a CDS encoding amino acid ABC transporter permease has translation MNYTFDFNSITFAPLLRGLVVSLELTAAANVIGIVAGFGLALLLMSPYRLLRMPFMLFVEFFRCTPAIVQIVWIFYCVPMLFDVFLDPITMGVLALGLNLTAFNAEAYRASIQAVPKEQIDAGIALGLNPWQRVLHIVFPTAFRASIPVLLTNGIVIFQQSSLVAIVAIADLMYEGKSLATETYRPIETFTVVALIYFAVSFPITQIVGLLERRRQQLTS, from the coding sequence ATGAATTACACGTTCGATTTCAACTCCATCACTTTTGCGCCGCTCTTGCGGGGGCTTGTTGTCTCGCTCGAACTGACCGCCGCGGCGAACGTCATCGGCATTGTCGCGGGCTTTGGCCTTGCCCTGCTGTTGATGAGCCCTTACCGCCTCCTGCGCATGCCATTCATGCTGTTTGTCGAGTTCTTCCGGTGTACGCCGGCGATCGTCCAGATCGTCTGGATCTTCTATTGCGTGCCCATGCTGTTCGACGTCTTTCTCGATCCGATAACGATGGGGGTGCTGGCACTCGGCCTGAACCTCACGGCCTTCAACGCCGAGGCTTACCGCGCATCGATCCAGGCGGTTCCGAAAGAACAGATCGACGCCGGCATCGCGCTGGGGCTCAATCCCTGGCAACGCGTTCTCCACATCGTGTTTCCGACCGCCTTCCGGGCCTCCATACCGGTCCTTCTGACGAACGGCATCGTCATCTTCCAGCAGAGCTCGCTCGTCGCCATCGTTGCGATCGCCGACCTCATGTATGAGGGGAAATCGCTGGCAACGGAGACATATCGTCCGATCGAAACCTTCACCGTCGTGGCTCTCATCTACTTCGCGGTGTCTTTCCCCATCACCCAGATCGTCGGCCTGCTCGAGCGCCGCCGCCAACAGCTTACAAGCTAG
- a CDS encoding NAD(P)/FAD-dependent oxidoreductase, which produces MSQTIVIGAGIIGTAIAYQLQRRGETVVLLDRNEPGTGASYGNMASIAVTEFMPASRPGIWAQMPGWMLDPEGPVRIRPSYMPKLFPWFLRFIAASRPSKLRELEAAGAVLCRRVYEDLDALLAETGLQHMISAEGCLSVYTDEAEFKADREHIDILDRFGFRYEVLGGNAIRDLEPAITTKIGKAVLFPDNRSIADPYALVVALADQFKKLGGSVQTGEVVGFEQDSVGVSAVRLKDGRSLQAGRVVLAAGAFTGRLSAMLGEPIPLETERGYHTQIQAPGVSMRHSLIWPARAFMVTPTAGGIRVGGTVEMAGLDAAPDYRRAKVLVKRAREALPELKVEGATEWMGHRPAMPDTVPVMGRSAKRSNVWYATGHGHLGLTYGATTARLMTDLMTGATPPVDMKPYRVDRF; this is translated from the coding sequence GTGTCTCAAACCATCGTCATCGGCGCCGGGATCATCGGCACCGCAATCGCCTACCAGCTACAGCGTCGTGGCGAGACCGTCGTGCTCCTGGATCGCAACGAGCCGGGGACCGGCGCGTCCTATGGCAACATGGCAAGCATCGCCGTGACAGAGTTCATGCCCGCGTCCCGTCCGGGGATCTGGGCGCAAATGCCGGGATGGATGCTGGATCCCGAAGGGCCGGTCCGTATTCGGCCCTCCTATATGCCAAAGCTTTTCCCCTGGTTCCTGCGATTCATAGCAGCCAGTCGACCATCGAAACTTCGCGAACTGGAGGCGGCGGGCGCTGTTTTGTGCCGTCGCGTCTACGAAGACCTGGACGCACTGCTCGCCGAGACTGGCCTCCAGCACATGATCTCAGCGGAAGGATGCCTCAGCGTCTACACCGACGAGGCTGAATTCAAGGCCGACCGCGAACATATCGACATTCTCGACCGCTTCGGCTTTCGCTACGAAGTCCTGGGCGGCAACGCCATTCGCGATCTCGAACCGGCCATCACCACGAAGATCGGCAAAGCCGTGCTCTTCCCAGACAACCGGTCCATCGCCGATCCCTACGCGCTCGTGGTCGCGCTTGCGGACCAGTTCAAGAAGCTTGGCGGTTCTGTACAGACCGGCGAGGTCGTGGGCTTCGAGCAGGATAGCGTCGGCGTCAGCGCCGTGCGTTTGAAAGACGGCCGAAGCCTTCAAGCGGGCAGGGTGGTTCTTGCTGCGGGCGCCTTCACCGGGCGTCTTTCCGCCATGCTCGGCGAGCCGATCCCGCTCGAGACGGAGCGGGGCTACCACACCCAGATCCAGGCGCCGGGCGTCTCCATGCGCCACTCTCTCATCTGGCCCGCGCGCGCCTTCATGGTGACGCCCACGGCAGGCGGCATCCGTGTCGGCGGCACGGTCGAGATGGCGGGCCTCGACGCCGCCCCCGATTACCGTCGCGCGAAGGTGCTGGTGAAGCGGGCAAGGGAGGCGCTTCCCGAGCTGAAGGTCGAGGGCGCCACGGAATGGATGGGCCACCGTCCGGCCATGCCCGACACCGTCCCGGTCATGGGCCGGTCGGCCAAGAGGAGCAATGTCTGGTACGCCACGGGCCACGGGCATCTCGGACTGACCTACGGGGCGACCACAGCCCGTCTGATGACGGATCTCATGACGGGTGCGACGCCGCCCGTCGATATGAAACCCTATCGCGTCGACCGGTTCTGA
- the dapA gene encoding 4-hydroxy-tetrahydrodipicolinate synthase: protein MKLSGVMPALITPFDANGKVDFKAYEKHLTALRAAGVTGWVPMGSTGEYSALSNGERLDVLKFVKDFANEGEILIAGTNAPATREVIENTLAAKEIGYDTVLLATPFYTRPTQDELLSHFQTVLKETDINLVLYSYPYKDGVEIGFDILDALADDPRVLGIKESSGSLQRAIDIHARYNGRIDLVSGSDDIALDFMFWGADSWICGPANCMAKACVDLDRTFRSGDLKAAREKMIVLYRAMNILESGKFVQKVKYGCELQGLPVGITRAPLGELTAEEKAEFKAAMQPILNW from the coding sequence ATGAAACTTTCCGGCGTCATGCCAGCTCTCATCACCCCGTTCGACGCGAACGGAAAGGTCGACTTCAAGGCCTACGAAAAGCACCTGACGGCGCTCCGCGCCGCTGGCGTCACAGGCTGGGTTCCGATGGGCTCGACGGGCGAATATTCGGCCCTTTCCAACGGCGAGCGTCTGGACGTGCTGAAGTTCGTCAAGGATTTCGCGAACGAAGGCGAAATCCTGATCGCGGGGACCAACGCACCCGCCACTCGCGAGGTGATCGAGAACACTCTCGCGGCAAAGGAGATCGGTTATGATACGGTCTTGCTGGCGACCCCGTTCTACACGCGTCCGACGCAGGACGAGCTTCTCTCGCACTTCCAGACGGTGTTGAAGGAAACGGACATCAACCTCGTGCTCTACAGCTACCCCTACAAGGACGGCGTCGAGATCGGCTTCGATATTCTGGATGCGCTTGCCGACGATCCGCGCGTGCTTGGGATCAAGGAAAGCTCCGGATCGCTTCAGCGCGCAATCGACATCCATGCGCGTTACAATGGTCGTATCGACCTCGTGTCCGGTTCCGACGACATCGCTCTCGATTTCATGTTCTGGGGCGCCGACTCATGGATCTGCGGACCTGCCAACTGCATGGCAAAGGCCTGCGTCGATCTCGACCGCACCTTCCGCTCAGGCGACCTGAAGGCGGCGCGGGAGAAGATGATCGTTCTCTACCGCGCAATGAACATCCTCGAGAGTGGAAAGTTCGTGCAGAAGGTGAAGTACGGGTGCGAACTCCAGGGGCTTCCGGTCGGTATCACGCGTGCTCCCCTCGGAGAGCTGACCGCTGAGGAAAAGGCCGAATTCAAGGCCGCGATGCAGCCGATCCTGAACTGGTAA
- a CDS encoding aldehyde dehydrogenase family protein translates to MRTELYIDGKWVKPVMGGSSTVTNPATEEVIQMIASATAEDVDIAVKAARRAFDKDGWPKLTGAQRAKYLRAIADGIRARQAEIAKLEVLDNGKPFPEADWDIADAAGCFDYYAGLAEQLDNNPEEIVSLPDERFTSKAVKEPIGVAGAIIPWNFPLLMAAWKVAPALAAGCTIVLKPAELTSLTALELAAVADEAGLPPGVLNVLTGSGSVAGQAIIDHKGVDKLAFTGSGPVGSKIMAAAARDIKRISLELGGKSPFVVFEDADIDDAVEWVMFGIFWNQGQVCSGTSRVLVQDTIYDRFMARLVEETKKIKIGNGMDEGVLLGPLVSKKQYENVVAAIEGARKAGATVACGGERPEGFDKGYYLQPTILTDVPLDSDAWIEEIFGPVVCVKPFKTEEEAIELSNDSRFGLGAAVMSKDDVRAERVAAAFRAGIVWINCSQPTFTEAPWGGYKESGIGRELGRWGLDNYLETKQITKYVTDKPWGWYIK, encoded by the coding sequence ATGCGAACCGAACTCTACATCGATGGCAAGTGGGTGAAGCCGGTCATGGGCGGCTCTTCCACCGTGACGAACCCGGCGACGGAGGAAGTGATCCAGATGATCGCCTCGGCGACCGCCGAAGACGTCGATATCGCCGTCAAGGCCGCGCGCCGGGCTTTCGACAAGGACGGCTGGCCAAAGCTCACGGGCGCGCAGCGCGCCAAGTATCTGCGCGCGATCGCCGACGGTATCCGCGCCCGTCAGGCGGAAATCGCCAAGCTCGAAGTCCTCGACAATGGCAAGCCGTTTCCGGAAGCCGACTGGGACATTGCGGACGCGGCCGGCTGCTTCGACTACTACGCGGGTCTGGCCGAACAGCTCGACAACAATCCTGAGGAGATCGTTTCCCTTCCTGACGAGCGTTTCACCTCGAAGGCGGTCAAGGAACCGATCGGGGTCGCCGGCGCGATCATCCCGTGGAACTTTCCACTCCTGATGGCCGCCTGGAAGGTGGCGCCAGCGCTCGCGGCAGGCTGCACGATCGTCCTGAAACCCGCAGAACTCACGTCGCTGACGGCGCTTGAACTTGCGGCCGTCGCCGACGAGGCCGGGCTTCCTCCGGGCGTCCTGAATGTCCTTACGGGTAGCGGCTCTGTCGCCGGGCAGGCGATCATCGATCACAAGGGCGTCGACAAGCTGGCCTTCACGGGCTCTGGCCCGGTTGGCTCGAAGATCATGGCGGCCGCTGCACGCGACATCAAGCGCATCAGCCTTGAACTCGGTGGCAAGTCGCCGTTCGTGGTCTTCGAGGACGCGGATATCGATGACGCCGTCGAATGGGTTATGTTCGGCATCTTCTGGAACCAGGGACAGGTCTGCTCCGGGACGTCGCGCGTGCTGGTCCAGGATACGATCTACGACCGCTTCATGGCCCGATTGGTTGAGGAGACGAAGAAGATCAAGATCGGCAATGGGATGGACGAAGGGGTCCTTCTCGGGCCTTTGGTCTCCAAGAAGCAGTACGAGAACGTCGTCGCCGCGATCGAGGGTGCGCGGAAGGCAGGAGCCACCGTTGCCTGCGGCGGCGAACGTCCGGAAGGATTCGACAAGGGCTACTATCTGCAGCCGACAATCCTGACCGACGTGCCACTGGACAGCGACGCGTGGATCGAGGAGATCTTCGGCCCCGTCGTCTGCGTCAAGCCGTTCAAGACCGAGGAAGAGGCGATCGAGCTTTCGAACGACTCCCGTTTCGGCCTCGGAGCGGCCGTCATGTCGAAGGACGACGTTCGCGCGGAACGCGTCGCGGCTGCGTTCCGCGCCGGCATCGTCTGGATCAATTGTTCACAGCCGACATTCACTGAGGCGCCATGGGGCGGCTACAAGGAGTCAGGCATCGGTCGTGAGCTGGGGCGCTGGGGGCTCGATAACTATCTCGAAACCAAGCAGATCACCAAGTATGTGACCGACAAGCCATGGGGCTGGTACATCAAGTGA
- a CDS encoding SDR family NAD(P)-dependent oxidoreductase, with product MTKTLEGQTILVTGASGGIGAAIVREIAKEGAQAIIHYGRDKSRAEALLAEAGGNGWIVQADLSTPQGPFDLWTRAVETAGRIHGLVNNAGIRTEISIESSAVDWKAAWQREFQINFFAAADLCKEAIRHFKANGGGRIVNMASRAGQRGYAADAMPYGSTKAALVNLTKSIARSFGADGVTAIAIAPGWVRTDMAEEFIAAHGKAAAVADIPIGEMAEPSEVAELVAFILRPGQASLNGATLDVNGGSYIR from the coding sequence ATGACAAAGACACTCGAAGGACAGACCATCCTCGTTACTGGCGCGTCAGGCGGGATCGGCGCCGCGATCGTGCGAGAAATCGCTAAAGAGGGCGCACAAGCGATCATTCACTACGGCCGCGACAAGTCCCGAGCCGAGGCGCTTCTCGCCGAGGCCGGCGGAAACGGGTGGATTGTTCAGGCAGATTTGTCGACGCCGCAGGGCCCATTCGACCTCTGGACGAGGGCCGTTGAAACGGCCGGGCGTATCCACGGTCTCGTCAACAATGCTGGCATCCGCACGGAGATTTCCATCGAGAGCTCGGCGGTTGATTGGAAGGCCGCGTGGCAGCGCGAATTTCAGATAAACTTCTTCGCCGCCGCCGATCTCTGCAAGGAGGCCATTCGCCATTTCAAGGCCAATGGCGGTGGTCGGATCGTGAACATGGCGAGCCGGGCAGGGCAGCGCGGCTACGCGGCCGACGCCATGCCCTACGGGTCCACGAAGGCGGCGCTCGTCAATCTGACGAAATCGATCGCCCGCAGCTTCGGAGCCGATGGCGTGACCGCGATCGCCATCGCGCCGGGCTGGGTGCGAACCGATATGGCTGAAGAATTCATTGCAGCTCACGGCAAGGCTGCAGCAGTTGCGGATATTCCGATCGGCGAGATGGCCGAACCGAGCGAAGTCGCCGAACTCGTCGCATTCATTCTACGACCGGGACAGGCGTCGCTCAACGGTGCGACGCTGGACGTCAACGGCGGAAGCTACATCAGATAA
- a CDS encoding substrate-binding periplasmic protein yields the protein MLSKLITSAVRALPALALLAGMSATSVHAQTAEGYWQGVQKAGALKCGAAVAPPYVMRDPATGEYSGFFADLCKEFADALKVKPEFVDTTWDNIVAGLQAGKWDMSLALNRTPARAMAVQFSVPAMEYQISLAYNKANPKIPAGASTVADIDKEGVTIAVMSGTAQDKAISSAVKTATIMRLPGNDETRLALTSKRADILVDASDTNLLLTQANADWAVAFSPTPALAKQGVSFGLPHDMAASDVEVVNIFLEEKVATGHVDELIKKAVDQVLKGSN from the coding sequence ATGCTCTCGAAGTTGATCACGTCCGCCGTGCGGGCGTTGCCTGCGCTCGCCCTTTTGGCAGGCATGTCTGCCACGTCCGTTCACGCCCAGACCGCCGAAGGTTACTGGCAGGGCGTGCAGAAGGCCGGCGCTCTGAAATGTGGTGCGGCGGTAGCCCCACCCTATGTCATGCGCGACCCCGCAACCGGTGAATATTCCGGTTTCTTCGCGGATCTCTGCAAGGAATTTGCCGACGCCCTGAAGGTCAAACCGGAATTCGTCGACACGACCTGGGACAATATTGTTGCTGGCCTTCAGGCGGGCAAGTGGGATATGTCCCTCGCCCTCAACCGCACGCCCGCTCGCGCCATGGCCGTCCAGTTCTCCGTCCCCGCGATGGAATACCAGATCTCGCTTGCCTACAACAAAGCCAACCCGAAGATTCCTGCCGGTGCCTCGACCGTCGCGGACATCGACAAGGAAGGCGTGACGATTGCGGTGATGTCCGGAACCGCACAGGACAAGGCCATCTCGTCCGCAGTCAAGACTGCCACGATCATGCGCCTGCCGGGCAACGACGAGACTCGCCTGGCGCTGACGTCCAAGCGTGCAGACATCCTGGTCGACGCGTCGGACACCAACCTGCTTCTGACGCAGGCAAATGCGGATTGGGCGGTCGCGTTCAGCCCGACGCCGGCGCTCGCAAAGCAGGGCGTGTCCTTCGGCCTGCCGCACGACATGGCGGCTTCCGACGTCGAAGTGGTCAACATCTTCCTGGAAGAGAAGGTCGCGACCGGCCACGTCGATGAGCTGATCAAGAAGGCCGTCGATCAAGTCCTCAAGGGCTCGAACTAA